In Nitrosospira briensis C-128, a genomic segment contains:
- a CDS encoding PEP-CTERM sorting domain-containing protein, with protein MAPAYADTSFERLSSLLAATPEGGWVKASTNLFSDAWPVGADAVPNSWPGAIVNAWSSFAWDSSRGQMMLWGGGHANYVGNEMYVWDGATGKWERGSLPSRIDAHGFIVDSAAPQSAHTYDNNNYLPVNKMFITFGGAAQNGGNFEKTDGKNVTRAGPFLWDPDKADPNKVGGTTGSGWNTTNIAQGGNMWTDRQGQWTGSEPPIYVNATTAYRTENGKDVVYLTADSNASGFPVLYRYAVGDVRNGGKDSWEAIGTTWNSVGYQGTATIDTTHNLYIRTANHIGPYTADLAIWDLDNSNAANPNSNADIGINLVNSDGSDFVMGATYGIGYDSADNMVVLWDGSGGGGTVWAANVLTDADGNIGSNTTWTIHEMQSSTSSHPHGDFATGVLGKWHYDPTLGAFVALDQIAPENGGAWDAAVWLYKPVAGVVPEPETYALLLAGLGLIGWFARRRQEIPKRQQSWRSPQSRSEVLDTISGTPCLAPARDRQI; from the coding sequence ATGGCACCAGCATATGCGGACACCTCGTTCGAACGTTTGTCATCACTGCTGGCGGCGACGCCTGAGGGTGGTTGGGTCAAGGCAAGCACCAACCTCTTTTCCGATGCTTGGCCGGTAGGCGCCGATGCGGTACCGAATAGTTGGCCCGGCGCTATTGTGAATGCCTGGAGTTCTTTCGCCTGGGATTCAAGTCGTGGACAAATGATGCTTTGGGGCGGCGGCCACGCGAATTACGTGGGTAATGAAATGTACGTGTGGGATGGCGCTACAGGCAAATGGGAGCGGGGTTCTCTCCCAAGCAGAATAGACGCCCATGGATTTATCGTCGACAGCGCGGCGCCACAATCGGCGCATACCTACGACAACAACAACTATCTGCCTGTCAATAAGATGTTCATTACGTTCGGAGGGGCAGCGCAGAACGGTGGAAATTTCGAGAAGACGGATGGCAAGAATGTGACCCGTGCCGGTCCTTTCTTGTGGGATCCTGATAAGGCAGATCCCAATAAGGTCGGTGGTACGACCGGTTCGGGCTGGAATACGACCAATATTGCGCAAGGCGGCAACATGTGGACCGACCGGCAAGGGCAATGGACCGGATCTGAACCGCCTATTTACGTTAACGCTACCACTGCCTACCGTACCGAGAACGGCAAGGACGTAGTCTACCTTACCGCAGACTCGAATGCATCAGGGTTTCCGGTACTCTATCGCTATGCAGTGGGGGACGTGAGGAACGGCGGTAAGGACTCATGGGAAGCTATTGGCACTACATGGAATTCTGTCGGATACCAGGGCACCGCAACAATTGATACGACGCACAACCTTTACATTAGGACCGCCAATCATATCGGGCCATACACGGCAGATTTGGCCATATGGGATTTGGACAATTCCAATGCAGCCAATCCCAATAGTAATGCCGATATCGGAATCAATCTCGTAAACAGCGATGGCAGTGATTTCGTAATGGGTGCGACTTATGGTATTGGTTATGATTCGGCCGATAACATGGTTGTGCTATGGGATGGAAGTGGCGGCGGCGGAACAGTTTGGGCAGCGAACGTTCTCACCGACGCAGATGGCAACATCGGCTCCAACACCACGTGGACTATCCATGAGATGCAAAGCTCGACGTCAAGTCATCCTCATGGTGATTTTGCTACCGGCGTTCTCGGTAAGTGGCATTATGATCCCACGCTGGGCGCGTTCGTCGCGCTGGACCAGATTGCCCCTGAGAACGGCGGAGCGTGGGATGCCGCTGTGTGGTTATACAAGCCGGTCGCGGGGGTGGTTCCCGAACCGGAAACATATGCGCTTCTGCTTGCGGGGCTTGGCCTGATCGGATGGTTCGCTCGCAGGCGTCAAGAAATACCGAAGCGCCAGCAAAGCTGGCGCTCTCCTCAATCGCGATCAGAGGTGCTTGACACGATTTCCGGAACGCCATGCCTTGCTCCCGCACGTGACAGGCAAATTTGA
- a CDS encoding glycosyltransferase family 2 protein has translation MNLAIVVPCFNEEEVLGTTISHLRELLNRLIAERLVDPESTITFIDDGSKDKTWNLIENVARCDSSMHGIKLSRNRGHQNALIAGLMTVSGDAIISVDADLQDDLSAIREMVIKYRGGAEIVYGIRVDRRTDARFKRMSAEGYYRVLRLLGVDIVFNHADYRLMGYHAIEALKQYGEANVFLRGIIPQLGFKTENVYYRRAERFAGESKYPLKKMLALAWDGLTSFSSLPLRWITLLGFTVSMFSFAIGSWALIARLFFDGSVPGWASTVIPMYFLGGIQLLSLGIIGEYIAKIYAETKRRPRYIIEKMI, from the coding sequence ATGAATCTCGCAATAGTAGTTCCATGTTTTAACGAGGAAGAAGTGCTTGGAACCACGATCAGCCACCTCCGGGAACTGCTGAATCGGCTTATAGCCGAGCGACTGGTTGATCCCGAGAGTACGATAACCTTTATAGACGATGGCTCGAAAGACAAAACATGGAATCTGATCGAAAATGTCGCAAGATGTGATAGTTCAATGCATGGCATTAAACTGTCGAGAAATCGCGGGCATCAGAACGCTTTGATCGCCGGGCTCATGACCGTTAGCGGGGACGCGATAATTAGTGTTGACGCAGATCTTCAGGATGATTTATCGGCGATAAGGGAGATGGTGATCAAATATCGGGGAGGTGCTGAAATCGTCTATGGTATCAGGGTGGATCGCAGAACGGATGCGCGATTCAAAAGAATGAGTGCAGAAGGATATTATCGGGTGCTGCGCCTGCTGGGTGTTGATATCGTATTTAACCATGCAGATTATCGCCTGATGGGCTACCACGCGATAGAGGCCTTGAAGCAGTATGGCGAAGCCAATGTATTCTTGCGCGGAATTATTCCCCAGCTTGGTTTCAAAACGGAAAATGTATATTACAGGCGCGCCGAGCGTTTTGCCGGTGAATCAAAATATCCTTTAAAAAAGATGCTTGCCCTGGCGTGGGACGGCCTGACTTCATTCTCATCGCTTCCTCTGCGATGGATTACACTACTGGGATTCACCGTATCCATGTTCAGCTTCGCCATCGGGAGCTGGGCGTTGATAGCGCGTCTTTTCTTCGATGGAAGCGTGCCGGGATGGGCGTCCACTGTGATCCCCATGTATTTTTTAGGCGGAATCCAGCTTTTAAGCCTAGGGATTATAGGAGAATATATTGCCAAGATTTACGCCGAGACGAAACGCAGGCCCCGATACATCATTGAGAAAATGATTTAG
- a CDS encoding class I SAM-dependent methyltransferase, with product MDRAEFDKFAEEYKSLHRENIVASGENPEYFAEYKMKDLRRIVQVARDIEIDGSFLDFGAGVGTSVPFFRKYFPSAHLTCLDVSEASLEIAAANFGSMAKYIAFDGRALPFEDNSFDAAYACCVFHHISPEEHVYLLRELRRVLKRNGIVMIYEHNPLNPLTVRAVNSCPFDENAVLIRASTMYRNFRSAGFPSASVSYRVFFPKLLSFIRSIEASLGWLPLGAQYYVTAAKGD from the coding sequence ATGGATCGCGCAGAGTTCGATAAATTTGCCGAAGAATACAAGTCGCTTCATCGCGAAAATATAGTCGCTTCAGGCGAAAACCCGGAGTACTTCGCGGAGTACAAAATGAAGGACTTGAGAAGAATTGTTCAAGTGGCCCGGGATATTGAGATAGATGGGTCCTTCCTCGACTTTGGAGCGGGAGTGGGTACTTCAGTGCCTTTCTTCCGTAAGTATTTTCCTTCCGCACACCTTACTTGTCTGGACGTTTCAGAAGCCAGTCTTGAAATTGCGGCTGCAAATTTCGGCAGTATGGCGAAATATATCGCTTTTGACGGGAGGGCGCTTCCGTTCGAAGATAACAGCTTTGATGCCGCTTACGCCTGTTGTGTTTTCCATCATATTTCTCCCGAGGAACATGTTTATTTATTGCGGGAACTGCGGCGCGTTCTGAAGCGGAACGGGATCGTCATGATTTATGAGCATAATCCCCTCAATCCGCTTACCGTTCGGGCGGTTAATTCCTGTCCCTTTGATGAAAATGCCGTGCTGATCAGGGCCAGCACCATGTACAGAAATTTCAGGTCAGCGGGTTTCCCATCTGCGTCGGTGAGCTACCGGGTTTTTTTTCCAAAGCTGCTCAGCTTTATCCGGAGCATCGAGGCCTCGCTGGGGTGGCTACCGCTTGGTGCCCAATATTATGTAACCGCCGCAAAAGGTGACTAG
- a CDS encoding GtrA family protein, whose protein sequence is MLASLLQPLRFILVGVANTLFGLSVIFAAKGLAGLDDFVSNLLGYGFGLLLSFFFNRKWTFRHNGGIYPTAARFLLAFLLAYIANLMTLYGLRDGAGINSYLAQTIGIVPYTVVFYLGSRYYVFTPNRG, encoded by the coding sequence GTGCTTGCAAGCTTACTGCAACCATTACGCTTTATTCTGGTGGGGGTTGCGAATACATTATTCGGTCTATCGGTTATATTTGCTGCAAAAGGCCTCGCCGGACTCGATGACTTCGTCTCTAATCTGCTCGGATACGGTTTTGGATTGCTGCTGAGTTTCTTTTTTAACAGAAAATGGACATTTCGCCACAATGGCGGCATTTATCCCACTGCTGCGCGTTTCCTGCTGGCTTTTCTGCTTGCCTATATTGCAAACTTGATGACGCTTTACGGGTTGCGGGATGGCGCCGGAATAAATTCATATCTTGCACAGACTATAGGCATAGTACCTTATACCGTCGTCTTTTATCTTGGCAGCCGGTACTATGTTTTCACCCCAAATCGTGGGTGA
- a CDS encoding ArnT family glycosyltransferase produces the protein MKVDTLLARLQSLLMHPWFTPVCFSVFIGTRLALLLFVPVEPSSDAMWYFSRAVNIVEHGSYSEGGFPTAYWPVGYPAFLAFLFTFTGPHLIAVQFANLVLAGCTFWLLFYFVKTVFKSSSTARLSIFLLTLYPNSAAYIPLVASEVLYTCVLLFVSLLMLSRHSALAILLCGITLGLATLIKTQTLLLAPILAAIAYSRGWTLLDLKAGVIRAIAVSILMLAVIAPWTLRNYLVFDEFVPVSTNGGTSLLAGNNPSVVGDYGHDYSETDPLFKQAEFSVADQVAADKRARKLAKEWILENPGTFIGMMPKKFFRFWGMDGEGEWGYQSGTPWYDQHAKWFRSVRVINQIYYFLLLSGFAVAIWKLLRTPAKPAMYYGLVIAIYFTLISLVFSGQSRYHFPVMPFVIAYVAWIVNEMLNSRKRVAALAALPGA, from the coding sequence ATGAAAGTTGATACCTTACTTGCACGGCTTCAGTCCCTGCTCATGCATCCGTGGTTTACCCCCGTGTGCTTTTCCGTATTTATCGGAACCCGTCTTGCGCTTCTTCTTTTTGTTCCTGTAGAACCAAGTTCCGATGCAATGTGGTATTTCAGCAGGGCTGTCAACATCGTAGAGCATGGCTCATATTCTGAAGGGGGCTTTCCAACTGCTTACTGGCCAGTCGGTTATCCTGCATTTCTTGCGTTCTTGTTTACTTTCACCGGTCCGCATCTCATTGCGGTGCAATTTGCCAATCTGGTTCTGGCGGGATGCACTTTCTGGCTGCTCTTTTACTTTGTGAAAACTGTATTTAAAAGCAGTTCGACAGCTCGCCTGAGTATTTTTCTGCTCACTCTGTATCCTAATAGCGCAGCCTACATACCATTGGTGGCTTCCGAAGTGCTCTACACATGCGTGCTCCTATTTGTTAGTCTATTGATGCTAAGCCGTCACTCTGCCTTGGCCATATTGTTATGCGGCATAACGCTGGGCTTAGCCACATTAATAAAAACACAAACGCTGCTACTCGCACCGATCCTCGCCGCGATTGCTTATTCCCGGGGCTGGACTCTGCTCGACCTCAAAGCCGGAGTCATCCGTGCTATAGCGGTTTCAATACTGATGCTGGCTGTAATAGCGCCGTGGACTTTGCGAAACTACCTTGTTTTTGATGAATTTGTTCCTGTCTCGACAAACGGTGGAACATCTCTTTTAGCCGGGAATAATCCATCCGTTGTTGGGGACTATGGGCATGATTACTCTGAAACCGACCCGCTATTCAAGCAAGCCGAGTTCAGCGTTGCCGACCAGGTCGCGGCGGATAAACGCGCTCGAAAGCTCGCCAAGGAGTGGATTCTCGAAAACCCGGGTACGTTTATCGGCATGATGCCCAAGAAATTCTTCCGCTTCTGGGGCATGGATGGCGAAGGGGAGTGGGGCTATCAATCCGGTACCCCCTGGTATGACCAGCATGCCAAATGGTTTCGGTCGGTGCGCGTAATCAATCAGATTTACTATTTTCTCCTGTTGAGCGGCTTCGCAGTAGCGATCTGGAAACTCTTGCGTACGCCGGCAAAGCCTGCCATGTATTACGGTTTGGTAATCGCAATCTATTTCACTCTTATCAGTCTTGTTTTTTCCGGACAGTCGCGTTATCACTTTCCTGTCATGCCATTTGTTATCGCGTATGTCGCCTGGATCGTAAATGAGATGTTGAATTCAAGAAAACGGGTTGCTGCACTTGCTGCACTCCCCGGTGCATGA
- a CDS encoding glycosyltransferase family 2 protein — protein sequence MTKQSQTTDMLPDITIVSTMYRSRPFLERFLAECLQALSDIKCDHFEILLVNDGSPDDSLAYALERRTDISQLAIIDLSRNFGHHHAIQAGLQHAQGKLVFLIDCDLEVSPLILAEFHHKLRESDCDVVFGYQEARKGGRFERISGSLFWKGFNLLSDIKIPENILTERIMSRRYVEALLQMGDRNLFLGGMMSWTGFQQIGLPIVKKQRAGGSTYTLMRRIGLMVNAVSSFSAQPLVWLFNTGVTITLLSFSFAFYLIFRKLFFDDTLLGFTSLMTVMTLSLGILTTATGIVGIYLGKVFTQVQNRPTYIVRDIYR from the coding sequence ATGACAAAACAATCCCAGACTACCGATATGCTGCCCGATATTACCATCGTCTCTACCATGTATCGATCGCGACCGTTCCTTGAGCGGTTTCTTGCCGAATGCCTACAAGCTTTATCCGATATAAAATGCGATCACTTTGAGATATTGCTGGTCAATGATGGATCCCCGGACGATTCATTAGCCTATGCGCTGGAACGCAGGACTGACATTTCCCAACTGGCAATAATTGATCTGTCACGCAACTTTGGCCATCATCATGCGATACAAGCCGGATTGCAGCATGCGCAGGGGAAACTGGTCTTCCTCATCGATTGCGACCTGGAAGTATCGCCTTTAATATTGGCTGAGTTTCACCATAAGCTTCGTGAATCGGACTGCGACGTTGTTTTTGGTTACCAGGAAGCGCGCAAGGGCGGACGATTCGAGCGGATAAGTGGAAGCCTGTTCTGGAAGGGATTCAATTTGCTCAGCGATATAAAGATTCCCGAAAATATCCTTACCGAAAGGATCATGTCGCGTCGCTATGTCGAAGCGCTGTTGCAAATGGGCGACCGTAACCTGTTTCTTGGCGGGATGATGAGCTGGACCGGATTCCAGCAGATTGGCCTGCCCATCGTAAAAAAACAGCGCGCTGGCGGCAGTACCTATACGCTCATGCGGCGTATAGGCTTGATGGTTAACGCAGTCAGTTCTTTTTCCGCCCAGCCTTTGGTTTGGCTGTTCAACACCGGGGTAACCATAACCCTGCTAAGTTTCTCCTTCGCGTTCTACCTGATCTTTCGGAAATTATTTTTTGACGACACCCTGCTGGGTTTCACCTCGCTAATGACTGTCATGACGCTTAGTCTTGGTATTTTGACCACGGCGACGGGCATTGTCGGTATATATCTCGGAAAAGTATTCACCCAGGTGCAAAACCGTCCGACGTATATAGTCAGGGATATTTACCGCTGA
- a CDS encoding acyltransferase, protein MNQQEKDRYYTRPELEGMKFRKLGRDVLISRISRLYMPEYISIDDFSIVDDFCILSGNVEIGKNVHVAHGCRVIAGREGIIMADFSGLAFGVTIFAQSDDYGGNALTNPTVPMEFRKISRARVEIGRHAIVGAGSVIVPGVILREGSAIGSCSMVTKSTDPWAVYFGTPAKKIKNRSRDLLELERRYLAERSIRN, encoded by the coding sequence ATGAACCAACAAGAAAAAGATCGTTACTATACAAGACCAGAACTCGAGGGAATGAAATTCAGGAAACTGGGCCGGGATGTGCTTATAAGCCGTATTTCACGTCTTTACATGCCGGAGTATATCTCGATTGACGATTTTTCCATCGTGGACGATTTCTGTATCCTCTCCGGAAATGTCGAGATTGGCAAGAATGTTCACGTTGCTCATGGCTGTCGAGTTATCGCTGGCCGCGAGGGCATTATCATGGCGGACTTCTCGGGATTGGCATTTGGCGTAACTATATTTGCTCAATCGGACGATTATGGCGGAAACGCGTTAACAAATCCGACCGTACCCATGGAATTTCGCAAGATCTCGAGAGCGCGGGTTGAGATAGGTCGTCATGCCATTGTCGGTGCGGGAAGCGTTATTGTTCCTGGTGTAATACTTAGAGAGGGGTCCGCAATCGGTTCGTGTAGCATGGTAACCAAGTCGACTGATCCATGGGCGGTATATTTCGGAACGCCAGCCAAAAAAATAAAAAATAGAAGCCGGGATCTCCTGGAGCTGGAAAGAAGATATTTGGCAGAACGATCCATCAGGAATTAA
- a CDS encoding class I SAM-dependent methyltransferase: MSQEIDQDLTAYDRNYVLDNNLTLQWYPQRVVDMAQARTGSMLELGLGHGFSTEYFANAFQRYRVLEGSQEMIDRFRERFATEGIDIIHGYFEDFETDERFDAVSMGFILEHVDDPALIIRKYARLLSPDGSIYIAVPNAESLHRRFGYAAGLLADMGALSSADLEFGHKRYFTLESLLAMVQSEGLEVRKVEGLLLKPITTQQMLDLNLSEAILQAMLKVGVSYPELCNSLLMRASWPR, translated from the coding sequence ATGAGCCAGGAAATTGATCAGGATTTAACCGCATACGACCGAAATTATGTTCTGGATAATAATCTGACCCTGCAGTGGTATCCGCAGCGAGTTGTGGACATGGCGCAGGCTCGAACTGGCAGCATGCTGGAACTGGGTCTGGGACATGGTTTCTCTACGGAATACTTTGCCAACGCATTCCAGCGTTATCGCGTGCTGGAAGGCTCCCAGGAAATGATCGATCGCTTCCGCGAGCGTTTTGCAACTGAAGGAATCGATATTATCCATGGTTATTTCGAGGACTTCGAGACCGACGAGCGCTTCGATGCTGTCAGCATGGGCTTTATTCTTGAGCATGTGGACGATCCTGCTTTGATTATCCGAAAGTATGCCCGCCTGTTATCCCCGGATGGATCGATATACATTGCTGTCCCCAACGCTGAGTCTTTGCACCGCCGTTTCGGGTACGCCGCGGGCTTGCTCGCCGACATGGGCGCTTTAAGCTCAGCGGATCTCGAGTTCGGCCATAAACGCTATTTCACGCTGGAGTCTTTGCTTGCGATGGTGCAGAGCGAGGGGTTGGAGGTGCGCAAGGTTGAAGGCCTCTTGCTCAAACCGATCACGACACAGCAGATGCTCGATTTGAATCTCAGCGAAGCGATTTTGCAGGCCATGCTCAAAGTAGGCGTCAGTTATCCCGAATTGTGCAATTCGTTATTAATGCGGGCGAGCTGGCCCAGGTAG
- a CDS encoding VOC family protein, with amino-acid sequence MQAFLLRFHHFGLASRRPEQTLRFLRGLGHEVAAQVYDPLQNVNLWLCTHFSMPTVELVGPAEGSGPLDAILAASNESIYHLCYETENLAVSLESMKVAGFRVICISAPKPAILFNNRQVSFYMVKDFGIIELLEPA; translated from the coding sequence ATGCAAGCGTTTCTTCTTCGCTTCCACCATTTTGGTCTGGCCAGCAGACGACCGGAGCAGACCCTTCGATTCCTCCGGGGATTGGGCCATGAGGTAGCCGCGCAGGTCTACGACCCGCTACAAAATGTGAATCTCTGGCTGTGTACCCACTTCTCCATGCCGACCGTCGAGTTGGTCGGTCCGGCCGAGGGGTCGGGGCCGCTGGATGCAATCCTCGCTGCATCGAATGAAAGCATCTATCATCTTTGTTACGAAACGGAAAATCTCGCTGTCAGTCTTGAATCCATGAAGGTAGCCGGATTCCGTGTGATCTGCATATCGGCTCCCAAGCCCGCGATCCTTTTCAATAACAGGCAGGTCAGCTTCTACATGGTCAAGGATTTTGGCATAATCGAGTTATTGGAGCCCGCCTGA
- a CDS encoding HAD-IIIC family phosphatase — MASSFPTDPPPALSDLISTGDTMYAALSSTVPEYRFGFLRNITLEGIEPYLRYHMLAIGMRPTLVFGGYGSLRQDLVSPDSPLVKCSPNILVTAFMLEELDSSYGLPGWDASRSQEELSAIFAALMATDVPTIALNTFIVPFYSETGALIAALDVANQVARLNDFVRNFVREHSPRFCLMDWDRLAHRIGEAEAMDYRYWYISKAPFKRPFLDALARELVKVVLTLNGRGKKCLVLDCDNTLWGGVIGEDGIEGIQLDGHDYPGRVYYDFQKNVLQLAERGVLIALCSKNNEQDVLEVLDNHPWSLLKRTHLSAFRINWNDKAANLAGLAKELNLGLDAFVFVDDNPRELELLRQVLPQVTTLQVPDRLYEYPALLLRDGLFDTLIISQEDRIRASLYQTETQRRTERNQHANLEDYLSSLGQVAAIHTATDGEARRVAQLTQKTNQFNLTTRRYSDHEIANFRASPDARVYTLSARDRFGSLGLTGVFIAQRRQDTAVVDSLLMSCRALGRQLEFAFVLECMRHIVADWQVQAWEAEYLPSAKNNQVADFWGGLGFMLLEEVKGDRRYRLPASMPEMASPFFIHVERE; from the coding sequence GTGGCTTCCTCATTCCCCACGGATCCCCCCCCGGCGTTATCCGATCTGATCAGTACCGGCGATACGATGTATGCCGCACTGTCGTCAACGGTTCCCGAGTATCGCTTCGGCTTCTTGCGTAACATAACGCTGGAAGGCATCGAGCCTTACCTGCGCTACCACATGCTGGCGATCGGGATGCGGCCGACTCTGGTTTTCGGTGGTTATGGATCGCTGCGTCAGGACCTCGTATCGCCGGACTCGCCTCTGGTTAAATGTAGTCCGAACATTCTGGTAACAGCATTCATGCTTGAGGAGTTGGATTCCAGCTACGGACTGCCCGGTTGGGACGCTTCCCGTTCACAAGAAGAGTTGAGTGCGATTTTTGCGGCCTTGATGGCGACCGACGTGCCCACTATCGCCCTCAATACGTTCATCGTTCCTTTTTATTCCGAGACAGGCGCTTTAATCGCTGCGCTGGATGTTGCCAACCAGGTAGCCAGGCTGAATGATTTTGTGCGCAACTTTGTCCGTGAGCACAGCCCACGCTTCTGTTTAATGGATTGGGATCGGCTTGCACATCGAATAGGCGAAGCCGAGGCGATGGACTATCGGTACTGGTATATTTCCAAGGCGCCGTTCAAACGGCCCTTTCTTGATGCGCTGGCGCGTGAGTTGGTAAAGGTTGTGCTTACCCTCAACGGACGCGGCAAGAAGTGCCTGGTCCTGGATTGCGATAACACGCTCTGGGGAGGTGTAATCGGGGAGGATGGCATCGAAGGTATCCAGTTGGATGGTCATGATTACCCAGGCCGCGTGTACTATGATTTCCAGAAGAACGTTCTGCAATTGGCCGAGCGCGGAGTGCTGATTGCGCTCTGTTCCAAGAACAACGAACAGGATGTGCTTGAGGTACTGGATAACCATCCGTGGAGTCTGCTCAAGCGCACCCATCTATCCGCTTTCCGAATCAACTGGAACGACAAGGCCGCTAACCTGGCGGGTCTGGCAAAGGAATTGAATCTTGGCCTCGATGCATTCGTATTCGTGGACGACAATCCTCGGGAGCTGGAATTATTGAGGCAGGTATTACCTCAAGTCACCACCCTGCAGGTACCGGATCGGCTCTATGAATACCCGGCATTGCTGTTACGCGACGGCTTGTTCGATACGCTGATCATCAGCCAGGAGGATAGGATACGCGCCAGCCTTTATCAGACCGAGACGCAGCGGAGAACCGAGCGCAACCAGCATGCAAATCTGGAGGACTATCTTTCATCGCTGGGGCAGGTGGCGGCCATTCACACCGCCACCGATGGGGAAGCCAGACGGGTTGCGCAATTGACCCAGAAAACGAACCAGTTTAACTTGACGACCCGGCGCTATTCCGACCACGAGATCGCGAACTTTCGTGCCTCCCCGGACGCTCGCGTCTATACCTTATCCGCCCGTGATCGCTTTGGCTCTCTTGGGTTGACAGGTGTTTTTATCGCCCAACGGCGGCAAGATACTGCGGTGGTCGATTCTCTTCTGATGAGTTGTAGAGCACTCGGCCGCCAGCTCGAGTTCGCATTCGTCCTGGAGTGCATGCGGCACATTGTGGCAGACTGGCAAGTTCAAGCGTGGGAGGCGGAATACCTGCCCTCAGCCAAGAATAACCAGGTAGCCGATTTCTGGGGCGGGTTAGGTTTCATGCTGCTGGAAGAAGTGAAAGGAGATCGGCGCTACAGGTTGCCGGCTTCCATGCCTGAGATGGCGTCCCCTTTTTTTATCCATGTCGAAAGAGAGTAA
- a CDS encoding acyl carrier protein: MSDIERRTRVVMGKVLQMPPQDISVDASRETLAAWDSLKHMNLILALEDEFSVEFNDQEIAGINSLNLLLEALRIKCP; encoded by the coding sequence ATGTCTGATATAGAGCGCCGTACCCGTGTTGTCATGGGCAAAGTACTGCAAATGCCACCGCAAGATATTTCCGTGGATGCTTCCCGCGAGACGCTTGCGGCCTGGGATTCGCTCAAGCACATGAATTTGATCCTGGCGCTGGAGGATGAATTCAGCGTCGAGTTCAATGACCAGGAAATAGCGGGTATAAACAGCCTGAACCTCTTATTGGAGGCGCTACGGATTAAATGCCCATGA
- a CDS encoding acetyltransferase → MPMNDERRDRPLIIFGVGELAQLAYFYFTHDSLRQVVAFTVDGAHLQQDQCMGLPVLPFEEVHVHYAPQEYDMFVAIGYARLNQARAEKCLEAKARGYRLATYISSRSVTWTDLIIGENCFIMEGNIIQPFVRIGNNVIIWCGSLVSHHVEIDDNCFIGAHAVVSGHVKIGAHSFVGVNATLRDKITLAEQTLVGAGALIIASTKENTAHLAAASPEAGVPSQRLQSLL, encoded by the coding sequence ATGCCCATGAATGATGAGCGGCGTGATAGGCCTTTGATCATCTTCGGTGTAGGCGAACTGGCCCAACTGGCCTATTTTTACTTTACCCATGATAGCCTCCGGCAGGTGGTCGCCTTCACCGTGGATGGCGCCCACCTTCAGCAGGATCAATGCATGGGGTTACCCGTACTGCCTTTTGAGGAGGTGCACGTACACTATGCGCCCCAGGAATATGACATGTTTGTGGCGATAGGCTATGCTCGCCTCAATCAGGCTCGAGCGGAAAAGTGTTTAGAAGCCAAAGCGCGAGGCTACCGCCTGGCAACCTATATCAGCAGCAGGAGCGTGACATGGACCGACCTGATCATTGGCGAAAACTGTTTCATCATGGAAGGGAACATAATCCAGCCTTTCGTGCGGATAGGTAATAATGTCATCATCTGGTGCGGTAGCCTGGTGAGTCATCACGTCGAAATCGACGACAATTGTTTCATTGGTGCGCATGCAGTCGTCTCGGGTCACGTGAAGATTGGCGCTCACAGTTTCGTCGGTGTAAATGCCACGCTTCGTGACAAGATCACCTTGGCAGAGCAGACCCTGGTTGGGGCGGGTGCGCTGATTATCGCCAGCACCAAGGAGAATACCGCTCATCTCGCCGCAGCCAGTCCGGAAGCGGGTGTCCCCAGCCAACGATTGCAATCACTACTCTAG